In Treponema primitia ZAS-2, a genomic segment contains:
- a CDS encoding carbohydrate ABC transporter permease — protein MTTILRKNNKFIIAGLAPALLLYTVFVLYPIIRSFFYGFYNWNGLSAPRFIGIENFITILTDPIFWLSFKNNILVVVISVLGQIPFGILAAVALSGKLKGAPFFRTAFFIPMILSTVVVGLLWSTILNPQVGILKNFLLMLGFSKAPNLLGTPGIAIYTLCGVIFWQFVGLYMIIFLAALQNIPPDIIEAADIDGASEVTKFFRIRLPLLWGTIASAVVLCISGSMRTFDLIYVMTGGGPAHSTEVMATYMFNKTFATYQYGYGSAVSLVIAVFSFVFISASRVLLLKQAEKGE, from the coding sequence ATGACCACAATTTTAAGAAAAAATAATAAATTTATTATTGCGGGGCTTGCTCCCGCATTATTGCTTTATACTGTTTTTGTATTATATCCGATAATCCGTTCATTTTTTTATGGATTTTATAATTGGAACGGACTTTCAGCGCCCAGATTCATCGGCATTGAAAATTTTATCACAATTTTGACTGACCCTATATTCTGGCTATCTTTTAAAAACAATATCCTTGTGGTAGTTATTTCTGTTTTAGGCCAAATACCATTTGGCATTCTTGCCGCAGTTGCATTGAGCGGCAAACTAAAAGGGGCGCCATTCTTCCGTACCGCCTTTTTTATCCCTATGATTCTTTCAACCGTTGTTGTCGGTTTGCTGTGGTCTACTATTTTAAACCCCCAAGTGGGAATTCTTAAAAATTTTCTGTTGATGCTGGGTTTTTCAAAGGCCCCTAATCTGCTGGGTACCCCTGGCATAGCTATTTATACCCTCTGTGGGGTTATTTTTTGGCAATTTGTCGGCTTATATATGATTATTTTCCTTGCGGCACTGCAAAATATCCCTCCCGACATTATAGAAGCAGCGGATATTGACGGCGCCAGCGAGGTCACCAAGTTTTTCAGAATCCGGCTCCCCTTATTGTGGGGCACCATTGCCTCCGCCGTGGTTCTTTGTATTTCCGGCAGTATGCGTACATTTGATCTTATCTATGTTATGACAGGTGGCGGCCCGGCACACTCCACAGAAGTGATGGCAACCTATATGTTTAATAAAACCTTTGCCACCTATCAATACGGATATGGAAGCGCCGTATCCCTGGTTATTGCGGTGTTCAGTTTTGTATTTATTTCTGCCAGCCGCGTATTGCTATTAAAGCAAGCTGAGAAAGGAGAATAA
- a CDS encoding FadR/GntR family transcriptional regulator, with protein MKKNTEIGKSLGEQVSEDLIRYIIDNNLPRGAKLPNELELTRLLGVGRSTIREAVRSLVSRNVLEVRQGAGTFVAEHRLGVPDDPLGFTFIRDKEKLTMDLVEVRLSIEPRIAAMAARAASDEDIRELKALAREVEDLIHAGEDHSHKDVEFHTRIAQSSRNLVVPNLMPIIQQSIILFVNTTHRVLVKETIDTHRLIVDAIEEHDSIGASDAMTLHIIHNRNYLKTLFRE; from the coding sequence ATGAAAAAAAATACGGAAATCGGTAAATCCCTGGGGGAACAGGTCTCAGAAGATCTGATTCGGTATATCATCGATAACAATCTTCCCAGAGGGGCAAAACTCCCCAATGAATTAGAATTAACCCGCCTCCTGGGGGTCGGCCGCAGTACCATCCGTGAAGCGGTCCGGTCTCTGGTGAGCCGCAATGTACTGGAGGTACGCCAGGGGGCGGGCACCTTTGTGGCGGAGCACCGGCTTGGGGTGCCCGATGATCCCCTGGGCTTTACCTTTATCCGGGACAAAGAAAAGCTCACCATGGACCTTGTGGAGGTGCGCCTGTCCATAGAACCCCGCATTGCCGCCATGGCTGCCCGGGCTGCATCCGACGAAGACATCAGGGAGCTTAAAGCCCTGGCCCGGGAAGTGGAGGATCTGATCCATGCCGGAGAGGATCATAGTCATAAGGATGTTGAATTCCATACCCGGATCGCCCAGAGCAGCCGGAATCTGGTGGTGCCTAACCTTATGCCAATCATTCAGCAGTCTATTATCCTGTTCGTTAATACCACCCACCGGGTATTGGTAAAGGAAACCATCGACACCCACCGGCTCATTGTAGACGCCATTGAGGAACACGATTCCATCGGCGCATCGGATGCCATGACCCTGCACATTATTCACAACCGGAATTATCTAAAAACACTTTTTCGGGAATAA
- a CDS encoding carbohydrate ABC transporter permease: protein MKISLSAFIKRLITNIFRYILLIALAFITIFPLIWMVYSSFKTNQQFTLSALSLPSELHLENYVNAWKTANIGTYFFNSVFVCVFSIILTVVVGALGAFVLAKFTFPGQKIVSSLFVIGMLIPLQAVLVPLFSLMKNIHLLDTPWSLILVYTAFGLPITIFLMESFISSFPDSILEAAIIDGATMLRIFFTVILPMTRPVIATVAILNFLNNWKEFSFALVFINSESKKTLPLGLYNFLGAYTADYVGLMAALVIATLPVFITYLLLQEQIINGMTAGAVKG from the coding sequence ATGAAGATTAGCCTATCCGCTTTTATTAAACGCCTGATTACTAATATTTTCCGTTATATCCTGCTTATCGCACTTGCCTTTATTACGATTTTTCCCTTGATCTGGATGGTATACAGTTCCTTCAAAACCAACCAACAGTTCACCCTTTCCGCTCTTTCTCTTCCATCAGAACTGCATCTTGAAAACTATGTGAATGCCTGGAAAACCGCAAATATCGGAACCTATTTTTTTAACAGCGTTTTTGTATGTGTTTTTTCGATTATTCTTACCGTAGTTGTGGGTGCATTAGGGGCGTTTGTTCTTGCTAAATTCACCTTTCCCGGGCAAAAGATTGTATCATCATTATTTGTGATTGGGATGTTAATACCCCTACAGGCTGTACTTGTACCGCTTTTTTCCCTGATGAAAAATATCCATCTGCTTGATACCCCATGGTCTCTTATTTTGGTTTATACAGCCTTTGGCCTTCCTATAACGATATTCCTGATGGAAAGTTTTATTTCGTCCTTCCCTGATTCCATCCTGGAAGCGGCGATTATTGACGGCGCCACAATGCTGCGCATCTTTTTCACGGTAATACTTCCCATGACCCGCCCGGTTATCGCTACTGTGGCCATCCTTAACTTCTTGAACAATTGGAAAGAATTCAGCTTTGCCCTGGTATTTATAAACTCGGAAAGTAAAAAAACACTGCCCCTGGGATTGTATAACTTCCTGGGCGCCTATACTGCCGATTATGTAGGGCTTATGGCTGCCCTGGTTATCGCTACCTTACCGGTATTCATTACATATCTGTTATTGCAGGAACAAATTATCAATGGCATGACGGCTGGCGCCGTAAAAGGATGA
- a CDS encoding ATP-dependent helicase has translation MPKLDIEAKLNKEQLRAVKTIDGPVLIIAGAGSGKTRVITYRIAHMLDQGIPQSAILALTFTNKAAREMEERVKELTGKKLQNLTVSTFHAFGVRILRDEIERLGYRKNFSIYDETDRTQAIKESLRECRISTEGTDLYAVGQLFSNIKTGRFKWGDASGGITGNLANDAWEPVYKDYQHSLKVYNALDFDDLLALPIQLFEQFPEALEKYRSRYRYIMVDEFQDTSFIQYRIMHLLADRNVCVVGDDDQSIYSWRGASYENILTFEKDFPGVTEIKLEQNYRSTSTILEAANGVISNNTNRKEKQLWSGNKGGKPVELFYPQNESEEADFIATRIRDLMMRDRLKYDDFGVLLRTNSMTRSIEEAFLAENIPYRVSGGTSFFQRKEIKDVLSYLRVIANTNDDVNLLRIINTPRRGIGKTTITMLNDLARKNHSNIWDSMGRIRYTPDVLFQEAAKGKVELDEFMQLIETYKEELLGKRGISQKVRALVDSIDYWSYLVTEYSKNEKVAKWKFLNIESLIQSMETWEKDPDNFDPSLYAYLNRVSLITRDDGDDEAGKGKVNLMTIHASKGLEFPVVFIAGAEDGIIPHERAMEDGEGNSEFSPLEEERRLFYVAITRARDKLFITSCLHRRRLQSSTDCVPSPFLAEIPPHLVEYHEPDKPVETPEEAESYFSLIKSKFI, from the coding sequence ATGCCAAAACTCGACATAGAAGCGAAATTAAACAAAGAGCAGCTCCGGGCGGTAAAAACCATTGACGGGCCGGTGCTGATCATTGCCGGCGCAGGATCCGGGAAGACCCGGGTCATCACCTACCGCATCGCCCACATGCTGGACCAGGGCATACCCCAGTCGGCGATCCTGGCCCTGACCTTTACCAATAAAGCTGCCCGGGAAATGGAAGAGCGGGTAAAGGAACTGACGGGCAAAAAACTCCAGAACCTTACGGTAAGCACCTTTCATGCCTTTGGGGTAAGGATACTGCGGGACGAAATTGAACGCCTGGGGTACCGGAAGAATTTTTCTATCTACGATGAAACAGACCGGACCCAGGCCATCAAGGAAAGCCTCAGGGAATGCAGGATTTCTACCGAGGGCACTGATCTCTACGCAGTGGGGCAGCTTTTTTCCAACATCAAGACAGGCCGCTTCAAGTGGGGAGACGCCTCAGGCGGCATTACCGGAAACCTGGCCAACGATGCCTGGGAGCCAGTGTACAAGGACTACCAGCACAGCCTCAAGGTCTACAATGCCCTGGACTTTGACGATCTCCTGGCCCTGCCGATTCAACTCTTTGAACAGTTTCCCGAAGCATTGGAAAAGTACCGCAGCCGTTACCGGTATATCATGGTGGACGAATTCCAGGACACCAGTTTTATCCAGTACCGTATCATGCATCTCCTTGCGGATCGCAACGTTTGTGTGGTCGGGGACGATGATCAGTCCATCTATTCCTGGCGTGGAGCCAGCTATGAAAACATCCTCACCTTTGAAAAGGACTTCCCCGGAGTAACCGAGATCAAGTTGGAACAAAACTACCGTTCCACCAGCACCATCCTAGAAGCCGCCAACGGGGTCATCTCCAACAATACTAACCGCAAGGAAAAGCAGCTCTGGTCCGGGAACAAGGGGGGCAAGCCGGTGGAGCTTTTCTACCCCCAAAATGAAAGCGAGGAGGCGGACTTTATCGCCACCCGGATACGGGACCTCATGATGCGGGACCGTCTCAAGTACGATGACTTTGGTGTTCTCCTGCGGACCAATTCCATGACCCGCAGCATTGAGGAAGCCTTTCTGGCGGAAAATATCCCCTACCGGGTTTCCGGGGGAACCAGTTTCTTCCAGCGTAAGGAAATTAAGGACGTGCTCTCCTACCTCCGGGTCATCGCCAACACCAACGATGATGTGAACCTCCTGCGCATCATCAATACACCCCGGCGGGGCATAGGCAAAACGACCATAACCATGTTAAACGATCTGGCCCGGAAAAATCACTCCAACATCTGGGACTCCATGGGGAGGATCCGCTATACCCCGGATGTCCTCTTCCAGGAAGCCGCCAAAGGAAAAGTTGAGCTTGACGAATTTATGCAGCTCATCGAAACCTATAAGGAAGAATTGCTGGGAAAACGGGGGATCTCACAAAAAGTGCGGGCCCTGGTTGACAGCATTGATTACTGGTCGTACCTGGTGACCGAGTACAGTAAAAATGAAAAGGTCGCCAAGTGGAAATTCCTCAACATAGAAAGCCTAATCCAGTCCATGGAAACCTGGGAAAAGGACCCTGACAACTTTGACCCCAGCCTCTACGCCTACCTTAACCGGGTAAGCCTTATTACCCGGGACGACGGGGACGATGAGGCGGGCAAGGGAAAGGTGAACCTCATGACCATCCACGCTTCCAAGGGCCTGGAATTCCCGGTGGTCTTTATCGCAGGCGCCGAAGACGGGATCATCCCCCATGAACGCGCCATGGAAGACGGGGAAGGCAATTCCGAATTCAGCCCCCTGGAAGAGGAACGCCGCCTGTTCTACGTGGCCATCACCCGGGCCCGGGACAAACTCTTCATCACCAGCTGCCTGCACCGCCGCCGCCTGCAAAGCAGCACAGATTGTGTCCCCTCGCCTTTTCTGGCGGAAATCCCACCCCACCTGGTAGAATACCACGAGCCGGACAAACCTGTAGAAACCCCGGAAGAAGCCGAATCCTACTTCTCCCTCATTAAAAGCAAATTTATCTAA
- a CDS encoding glycosidase, whose amino-acid sequence MLVTRCPENPIVTPGIYPWRQSNVFNPAVIFEDGAFYMIERAAGGLRPFHCFFGLLKSTDGVHFTHVQDTPIVTPADLGCPFGSIQDPRIVKIDGIFYLTYALRPSSYGYAPTGVGKPDEIRYTFPGEHGKPESCMTRSGIMQSTDLIHWKQVCYTTPKEINDRDNILFPEKINGRFALLRRPEEYIGPQYGVDKAGIWICYSDDLLSWTEPELIAAAQEDWEYKKIGGSTPPLKTELGWLTLYHGVDADNVYRCGVMLLDLKNPAKVIARAKNFILEPQEYYEKFGLYIPNVVFPTGAVLKDGLVYIYYGVTDTAICLATVPLKDLLDFVRK is encoded by the coding sequence ATGCTGGTAACCCGTTGTCCGGAAAACCCGATTGTAACGCCCGGGATATATCCCTGGCGCCAATCAAATGTGTTTAATCCTGCTGTTATTTTTGAGGACGGCGCCTTCTATATGATTGAACGCGCAGCCGGCGGCTTGCGGCCCTTCCACTGCTTTTTTGGCCTGCTCAAAAGCACCGACGGTGTGCATTTTACCCATGTGCAGGACACACCAATTGTTACACCCGCAGATTTAGGATGCCCCTTTGGCTCAATACAGGACCCCCGGATCGTTAAAATCGACGGTATCTTTTACCTCACCTATGCCCTACGCCCCTCCTCCTATGGGTATGCCCCTACGGGAGTTGGAAAACCGGATGAAATCCGTTATACCTTCCCCGGCGAGCATGGCAAACCGGAAAGCTGTATGACCCGCAGCGGTATTATGCAGAGTACCGACCTTATTCATTGGAAACAGGTATGCTATACAACGCCGAAGGAAATCAACGACCGGGACAATATTCTGTTCCCGGAAAAGATCAACGGCCGTTTTGCGCTCCTCCGCCGGCCAGAAGAGTACATTGGCCCCCAATACGGGGTCGATAAAGCCGGTATCTGGATCTGCTACTCCGATGATCTGCTTAGCTGGACTGAGCCGGAACTGATCGCTGCAGCCCAGGAAGATTGGGAATACAAGAAAATAGGCGGCTCTACGCCCCCACTAAAGACCGAACTGGGATGGCTTACCCTGTACCACGGGGTTGATGCGGACAATGTATACCGGTGCGGAGTTATGCTGCTGGATCTGAAAAACCCGGCTAAGGTAATTGCCCGGGCTAAAAATTTTATACTTGAACCCCAGGAATACTACGAAAAATTCGGGCTCTATATACCAAACGTGGTGTTCCCCACAGGGGCAGTGCTCAAGGACGGCCTTGTGTATATTTATTACGGCGTTACCGACACAGCCATTTGCCTGGCCACAGTGCCGCTTAAGGATCTGCTTGATTTTGTACGCAAGTAA
- a CDS encoding CBS domain-containing protein — protein sequence MNIAFGHTNMDLDCLGSLILIKKLFPDFRLVRSGLIHPAAQNLYTFYTQYFDFLTPKDIKGETIENIIIVDTCKAERVSEYFACIRNSEPQIRIYDHHHTEQCNILGAVLEGGKFGANTSLLGKMAMERGIRLLPEEATIALTGIYADTGRLIFENVGRVDFEVSAWLMDMGASLKLVKSFLETIREDEQIQILNQILQAMKTQTIQGHEILLGYLELSENTPGLAAVVEKVMDIHNPDACFAVFSIPKSKTILLIARSQKLKIDLHELLHVYGGGGHQLAASAKISGREGPAFYEEFISYLEQSLTPATRAADVMTKNVQALKEDMSLMEASIFFEKTDLTGAPVLNAEDEVSGFISLRDIMKGRKAAVMNAPVRAYMSKPAATADSNVTMREIERIFYKHHIGHLPIVEDKKLVGIVTRWDYLQYKKRQTSPAEEA from the coding sequence ATGAACATAGCCTTTGGCCATACCAACATGGACTTAGATTGCCTGGGATCCCTAATTCTTATAAAAAAACTGTTTCCCGATTTCAGGCTGGTGCGGAGTGGCCTGATCCATCCGGCGGCCCAGAACCTGTATACCTTCTATACCCAATATTTTGACTTTTTGACCCCTAAGGATATCAAGGGGGAAACCATTGAAAATATCATCATAGTGGATACCTGTAAAGCGGAGCGGGTGAGCGAATATTTTGCCTGTATACGGAATTCGGAGCCCCAGATACGGATCTATGATCACCACCATACTGAACAGTGCAATATCCTGGGCGCCGTCCTTGAGGGGGGGAAATTTGGGGCGAATACCTCATTGTTGGGGAAAATGGCCATGGAACGGGGGATACGGCTCCTGCCCGAGGAGGCGACCATTGCCCTGACGGGGATCTATGCCGATACGGGGCGGCTCATCTTTGAAAATGTCGGCAGGGTGGATTTTGAGGTTTCCGCCTGGCTTATGGATATGGGGGCTTCTTTAAAACTGGTTAAGTCCTTTCTGGAGACTATCAGGGAGGATGAGCAAATCCAGATCCTTAACCAGATCCTCCAGGCTATGAAGACCCAAACCATTCAGGGGCACGAGATCCTTTTGGGGTACCTTGAGCTGAGTGAAAATACCCCCGGCCTGGCGGCGGTGGTTGAAAAGGTCATGGACATCCATAACCCGGATGCCTGTTTTGCGGTTTTTTCTATTCCAAAAAGCAAAACCATACTCCTCATTGCCCGCAGCCAAAAACTGAAGATAGACCTTCACGAACTGCTCCATGTGTATGGCGGCGGGGGGCATCAGTTGGCGGCTTCGGCGAAGATCAGCGGGAGGGAGGGGCCGGCTTTTTACGAGGAATTTATCAGCTACCTGGAACAATCCCTGACGCCGGCAACCAGGGCAGCGGATGTTATGACCAAAAATGTTCAGGCCCTGAAAGAGGATATGAGCCTCATGGAGGCGTCTATCTTTTTTGAAAAGACGGACCTTACCGGCGCTCCGGTACTGAATGCCGAAGATGAGGTGTCGGGGTTTATCAGCCTCAGGGATATTATGAAGGGGCGCAAGGCTGCTGTGATGAATGCCCCGGTGCGGGCCTATATGTCCAAACCTGCGGCGACTGCGGACAGTAACGTTACTATGCGGGAAATTGAGCGGATTTTTTACAAACACCATATCGGGCATCTTCCCATTGTGGAGGATAAAAAACTGGTTGGGATCGTTACCCGCTGGGATTATCTTCAATATAAAAAACGTCAGACAAGCCCAGCGGAAGAAGCGTGA
- a CDS encoding GH1 family beta-glucosidase: MKRIDFPKDFLWGTATASFQVEGSPDGDGRGKSIWDTFCETPGKVENGDTGKVACDHYNRYKEDVALMSELGVNAYRFSISWPRLLPDGAGQINQKGIDFYNKLIDSLLEKNITPAATLYHWDLPQALFDKGGWVNRDTVERFRDYAELAYSHYGDRVKNWFTHNEPWVTAFVGNLQGRHAPGYKDLKTAVAVSFHMVLSHAMAVEAYRKSPGGKDGKIGIVLNLYPAVPASDSTEDKNAAELCDAYQNRWFLDPLYKGSYPEPLRSIFEKAGAPIPEKSGDLSFISGQKTDFLGLNYYLRKVVRAATDSEKLEAKTPHPTLPYVEIIPQGAQVTAMPWEVHPESLYDVLKRLDVDYGSPNILVTENGAAFQDDKLAAGANYLIDDEDRRSFLETHFVAALKAIKAGVNLKGFFVWSMMDNFEWARGYSKRFGIFHVDYATKKRSWKKSGRWYQSFLKKD, encoded by the coding sequence GTGAAGCGGATTGATTTTCCAAAAGATTTTCTATGGGGAACCGCAACAGCCTCTTTTCAGGTTGAAGGCAGCCCGGATGGTGACGGCAGGGGAAAAAGTATCTGGGATACCTTTTGTGAAACCCCCGGAAAGGTAGAAAATGGCGATACAGGAAAAGTCGCCTGTGATCATTACAATCGCTACAAAGAAGATGTGGCTCTCATGTCGGAGCTTGGGGTCAATGCTTACCGCTTTTCCATCTCATGGCCCCGGCTTTTACCGGATGGTGCGGGACAGATCAACCAGAAGGGCATTGATTTTTACAATAAGCTGATTGATTCTCTGCTGGAAAAAAATATTACCCCCGCAGCTACCCTTTACCACTGGGATTTACCCCAGGCCCTGTTCGATAAAGGCGGGTGGGTCAACCGTGATACTGTGGAACGTTTCCGCGATTATGCTGAATTGGCCTATAGCCATTACGGTGACCGTGTTAAAAACTGGTTCACCCATAATGAGCCTTGGGTTACCGCTTTTGTAGGAAACCTGCAAGGACGCCATGCTCCCGGTTATAAAGACTTAAAAACCGCAGTGGCGGTGAGTTTTCACATGGTCTTGTCCCACGCCATGGCGGTTGAAGCTTACAGAAAGAGTCCCGGCGGAAAAGACGGAAAAATCGGTATTGTCCTGAACCTGTACCCTGCTGTTCCCGCTTCCGACAGTACTGAGGATAAAAATGCCGCCGAACTTTGCGACGCATATCAAAACCGCTGGTTTTTAGACCCCCTCTACAAAGGAAGCTATCCTGAACCGCTTCGCAGTATTTTTGAAAAAGCCGGAGCGCCTATTCCTGAAAAATCCGGGGATTTATCCTTTATTTCCGGACAGAAAACCGACTTTTTAGGGCTTAACTATTACCTTAGAAAGGTGGTACGCGCCGCTACGGATTCTGAAAAATTGGAAGCTAAGACCCCCCACCCCACGCTGCCCTATGTTGAAATTATTCCCCAGGGTGCACAGGTGACAGCCATGCCCTGGGAAGTGCACCCCGAAAGTTTATACGATGTGCTCAAACGGCTTGATGTTGATTATGGCAGCCCTAATATACTGGTAACCGAAAACGGGGCGGCATTTCAGGACGATAAACTTGCTGCGGGGGCAAATTACCTTATAGACGATGAAGACCGCCGGAGTTTCCTGGAGACCCATTTTGTTGCGGCCCTCAAGGCGATTAAAGCAGGTGTCAACCTGAAAGGCTTTTTTGTGTGGAGTATGATGGATAACTTTGAATGGGCCCGGGGATATTCCAAACGGTTTGGAATTTTTCACGTTGATTATGCCACTAAAAAACGGAGTTGGAAAAAGAGCGGGCGTTGGTATCAGTCTTTTTTAAAAAAAGATTAG
- a CDS encoding ABC transporter substrate-binding protein: protein MKNSVKVSVVFVVAVLAVLSGCQKNQNAGNNGKVQITVWHSYVGSDQRAQYMENRMAQFRVENPDVVIDEQKMPRDQYQTRLKTQAAANSLPDGFILWPNAMTIEFANAGLIAPINDYLDQNPEWRDGLVSSALDQFNVNGKIYSVAQGISLTSIFFYNKALFDKYNVKVPTTYPELKTAVDVFKKNGIIPIAHGDKNQWPTQSSVFSIVANRSTGSQWLTDALTKQNGAKFTDKVFTDALDIMKDLATSGALNSDWSTIDNVQSHAYFYREEAAMMIEGSWLLPELVSQAPEKIKPFIEMSVFPALPGGKGDPSTISGVASTGFVINSKASPEQKAVLLKLIKFLTDDASQKIFMEYDIPVSSVNVTPDLNKVTPFYAKLVTLIKEHPLVTVYDSALNSEQTEIVNNGLQSVMLGIQTPAAIAAELDKTVK, encoded by the coding sequence ATGAAAAACAGTGTAAAAGTGAGCGTTGTTTTTGTAGTAGCGGTTTTGGCGGTCCTTTCAGGCTGTCAGAAGAATCAGAATGCCGGTAATAACGGCAAGGTCCAGATCACGGTTTGGCATTCCTACGTAGGTTCAGACCAACGTGCACAATATATGGAAAACCGCATGGCCCAATTCCGTGTGGAAAATCCTGATGTGGTGATTGACGAACAAAAAATGCCCCGGGATCAATATCAAACACGGCTTAAGACTCAGGCCGCAGCCAACAGCCTTCCTGATGGCTTTATCCTTTGGCCGAACGCAATGACCATTGAATTTGCAAACGCCGGCTTGATTGCCCCCATCAATGATTACCTTGATCAGAACCCCGAATGGAGGGATGGGCTGGTTTCATCTGCCTTGGATCAGTTTAATGTTAATGGTAAAATCTATAGTGTTGCCCAGGGAATTTCTTTAACATCAATTTTCTTTTATAACAAAGCATTGTTTGATAAATACAATGTTAAAGTACCCACAACCTATCCCGAATTGAAAACTGCCGTTGATGTCTTTAAGAAAAATGGCATTATTCCAATAGCCCATGGTGATAAAAACCAATGGCCCACCCAGTCATCGGTGTTTAGCATTGTTGCAAACCGTTCAACCGGCTCTCAATGGCTTACGGACGCTTTGACAAAGCAAAATGGGGCTAAATTTACCGACAAGGTATTTACCGATGCCCTGGATATTATGAAGGATCTTGCTACATCCGGGGCGCTTAACAGCGATTGGAGTACCATTGATAACGTGCAGAGCCATGCCTATTTCTACCGTGAAGAAGCGGCGATGATGATTGAAGGTTCATGGCTGCTGCCGGAACTGGTTTCCCAGGCGCCTGAAAAGATAAAACCCTTCATTGAAATGTCCGTGTTTCCCGCCCTTCCCGGCGGAAAGGGTGATCCCTCCACAATTTCAGGAGTTGCCAGTACGGGTTTTGTTATAAACTCAAAGGCGTCTCCGGAACAAAAAGCAGTGCTTTTAAAACTTATCAAATTCCTGACCGACGATGCTTCTCAGAAAATTTTCATGGAGTATGATATTCCTGTATCGTCAGTCAATGTCACCCCGGATTTGAATAAAGTTACTCCGTTTTATGCAAAGTTAGTAACCCTCATCAAAGAGCATCCCCTGGTAACTGTTTATGACTCTGCCCTTAATTCTGAGCAGACAGAAATTGTCAACAATGGGCTGCAATCTGTCATGCTGGGAATTCAGACTCCCGCTGCCATTGCAGCTGAGCTGGACAAAACAGTTAAATAA
- a CDS encoding Ser/Thr phosphatase, translated as MAGAGTFFSEIINPRFNSVASLDISQGGKALVISDFHMGAGRRDDLARNGALLTELLEQYYYQDGWQVILNGDIEELQRFSLGDIQKQWPGLYRVFDKLAAEGRLYKALGNHDEDLIFEREYPYPLFNAIRIDTGVLPIFVYHGHQSSKVYRDYNTFIRLGLRYFLKPFGIRNISSARSPLRRFSVEKKAYDFSLKNNCISIIGHTHRALFESLGRFEFIKFEIERLCRDYPASRGEDRERIASEVRALRLELGKLKRSEKRSGLRQSLYGDELPVPCLFNSGSAIGRRGINAIELDMDQISLVYWFVQGEGRKFVNRGRYPVYILPGTKYCRTVLNQDRFEFVKARIELLGNSPEINAASFDGMSGDGGWD; from the coding sequence ATGGCTGGAGCGGGTACTTTTTTCTCCGAGATAATCAACCCCCGGTTTAACTCCGTGGCGTCCCTGGATATTTCACAGGGAGGCAAGGCCCTGGTGATCAGCGATTTTCATATGGGAGCGGGCCGCCGGGATGATCTTGCCAGGAACGGGGCCCTCCTTACAGAATTGCTGGAACAGTATTACTATCAGGATGGATGGCAGGTCATTTTAAATGGCGATATTGAGGAACTGCAGCGTTTTTCCCTGGGAGACATACAGAAACAGTGGCCCGGCTTGTACCGGGTCTTTGATAAACTGGCCGCTGAGGGCAGGCTCTACAAGGCCCTGGGGAACCACGATGAGGATCTTATCTTTGAGCGGGAGTATCCCTATCCCCTGTTTAATGCGATACGCATTGATACGGGGGTTCTTCCCATTTTTGTGTACCACGGGCACCAGTCTTCCAAAGTCTATAGGGATTACAATACCTTTATCCGCCTGGGGCTGCGCTATTTTCTCAAACCCTTCGGGATCCGCAATATTAGTTCCGCCCGCAGCCCCTTGCGGCGTTTTTCTGTGGAAAAAAAGGCCTACGATTTTTCCCTGAAGAATAACTGTATATCCATCATCGGCCACACCCATCGGGCCCTCTTTGAATCCCTGGGACGTTTTGAATTTATCAAATTTGAAATTGAGCGGCTTTGCCGGGATTATCCTGCTTCACGGGGGGAGGACCGGGAGCGTATTGCTTCAGAGGTGCGGGCATTGCGCCTGGAGCTGGGGAAGCTGAAACGCTCGGAAAAACGGTCCGGGCTGAGACAGAGTCTCTACGGGGATGAATTGCCTGTGCCCTGCCTCTTTAATTCAGGCAGCGCCATAGGCAGACGGGGCATTAATGCTATTGAACTGGATATGGATCAGATCTCCCTGGTTTACTGGTTTGTCCAGGGAGAGGGAAGAAAATTTGTCAACCGGGGCCGTTATCCTGTATATATACTGCCGGGTACCAAATACTGCCGTACTGTGCTGAACCAGGACCGGTTCGAGTTTGTGAAGGCGCGGATAGAACTGTTGGGAAATTCCCCGGAGATAAACGCCGCTTCCTTTGACGGGATGAGCGGGGATGGTGGTTGGGACTAG